One genomic window of Candidatus Micrarchaeota archaeon includes the following:
- a CDS encoding DUF2341 domain-containing protein has product MDIRCNPKTLQILIFLLLTIGLTDAWYYQSLPCRKPITINTSLTTPQTNLSLSIVIEKDSGMKDDYSDLRFTFLNGSQEEEIPYWIENYTADNATVWVKVPVLNRSVSLYTYYGNDSYTDASSPEDVFLFFDDFEGSSLNTSKWTTYGSVGSYDVSKGYLNLFSNWGGCCSGGCYYNALRTNDEFYLPVVVEITFKQDPYTPYSSCGKTGPAILYANNAEVIVSTSTSNDCIAFRIGSTSLTMNGAFPAGMNREKILFNTSGITLETSWLASAIEVSGTVNEPGWIGIAGDTDASNIYDKIDWVIVRNYTPSYNVTIGQRELRPSAYVELVSPKNGSFVANPVSISIFTNASNMTGNLSVYGDDQLIYSANVTNESATNLSWSTNVGSHTIKAVLVVHDGNNVYNATDTAEIVVLSAGGGGGGGSSSVNYEKIARKVWEYENRTVDLTPVLDVVSEESDVLTSILSSESENITRSVSQIYQSVESINTKTEEISATTEFINSSIEQLLNTSISTSSDLKDFMKTNYMALNSELQTIKKNNKNLTAEIDSLSKEFQSLKKEQETTTVLALVSIGLNAFLLILLLLKLRVIRI; this is encoded by the coding sequence ATGGATATCCGATGCAACCCAAAAACATTGCAAATTTTGATATTCCTTTTACTTACAATCGGATTAACTGATGCCTGGTATTACCAATCGCTTCCCTGTAGAAAACCTATTACGATCAACACTTCTTTAACAACACCACAAACAAATCTATCCCTCTCGATAGTTATCGAAAAAGATAGTGGGATGAAGGACGATTACTCTGACCTGAGATTTACATTTTTAAACGGATCACAAGAAGAGGAGATACCGTATTGGATAGAAAACTACACTGCTGACAACGCTACTGTCTGGGTCAAGGTACCGGTTCTCAACCGTTCTGTTTCGTTGTACACGTACTACGGAAACGATTCTTACACAGATGCAAGTTCGCCCGAAGACGTCTTTCTGTTTTTTGACGATTTCGAAGGTTCTTCTCTCAACACCTCAAAATGGACCACATACGGCAGTGTTGGTAGCTATGACGTATCAAAAGGTTACTTGAATCTATTTTCAAACTGGGGAGGTTGCTGTTCAGGAGGATGTTATTACAACGCTTTAAGAACTAACGACGAGTTCTATTTACCTGTAGTTGTAGAGATTACGTTCAAACAGGATCCGTATACTCCGTACAGTTCCTGCGGTAAGACAGGTCCAGCAATTTTATACGCGAACAACGCAGAAGTGATCGTTTCAACATCGACCAGTAACGACTGTATCGCATTCAGGATAGGTAGTACAAGTTTGACTATGAACGGTGCGTTTCCGGCAGGTATGAACCGCGAGAAAATCCTTTTCAACACTTCCGGAATAACGTTAGAAACATCCTGGTTGGCATCGGCCATTGAGGTTTCCGGCACGGTTAACGAACCCGGGTGGATAGGAATCGCCGGAGACACCGATGCATCTAACATTTACGATAAAATTGACTGGGTCATTGTGCGAAACTATACTCCGTCATACAACGTGACAATAGGCCAGCGCGAACTACGACCCTCGGCGTACGTAGAATTGGTCTCACCGAAGAACGGTAGTTTTGTAGCAAATCCAGTATCGATCAGTATATTTACCAATGCATCGAACATGACTGGTAATCTTTCCGTGTACGGTGATGACCAACTCATATATTCCGCAAACGTAACCAACGAATCTGCAACAAACCTCAGTTGGTCCACAAACGTAGGTTCTCATACGATAAAGGCCGTTCTGGTCGTTCATGATGGTAACAACGTGTATAACGCAACTGATACCGCTGAGATAGTGGTATTATCTGCAGGCGGCGGTGGAGGGGGCGGATCATCATCGGTCAACTATGAGAAGATAGCGAGGAAGGTTTGGGAATACGAGAACAGAACTGTAGACCTGACCCCGGTTCTCGATGTTGTGTCTGAGGAATCGGATGTTTTGACATCAATACTGTCTTCCGAATCCGAAAACATTACCCGTTCCGTATCTCAGATTTATCAATCCGTTGAATCCATCAACACTAAAACAGAAGAAATCAGTGCTACGACTGAGTTTATCAATTCTTCGATCGAACAACTGTTAAATACATCAATATCCACCTCATCGGATCTGAAGGATTTTATGAAAACGAATTACATGGCGCTGAACTCGGAACTCCAAACGATAAAAAAGAATAACAAAAACCTGACCGCAGAGATCGATTCGCTTTCGAAGGAGTTTCAATCTCTAAAAAAGGAACAGGAAACAACGACCGTTCTAGCATTGGTATCGATCGGGTTGAACGCCTTTCTGTTGATACTTCTCCTTCTTAAATTACGCGTTATCAGGATATAA
- the glmS gene encoding glutamine--fructose-6-phosphate transaminase (isomerizing), with the protein MCGIIGYIGKDNGVQLVYEGLIRLEYRGYDSVGIGFKDENGKIHVVKSVGRIERSAVAPDMPNLESKIRNDDGTFKYSSHIVIGHTRWATHGEPSERNAHPHVSTGGRFAIVHNGIVENYQVLKKELVGKGYRFESETDSEVIAHLIDFYYEGDLLEAVEKAVKKLEGAYAFLVLSETDDTIIGVKCGSPLCLGIGEDELFVASDETPFVGRAKNVVYLDDRELVVMRMHGDYEIKTFEGFDIEKELQPVPYDIEAISKGGYDHYMLKEIHEQPVTIRNAYVSRIDHLDTLLTDNFVGLPRNINRVIYLGCGTSLYAGMVGMYITEKYAAIPSRAEYASEFIYRNPVLFANDVVLAISQSGETADTKEALRIAKEKGAYVAGIVNVVGSQIARLAGKGMYLHAGPEIGVASTKAFTSQVVALNLFNMLLVDDPEYRQRIKSAMKRLPEQVESTIVRTEGLVKSIAPDLAGYKNFLYLGRDINYPVALEGALKMKEIAYLHAEGYSSGEMKHGPIALVDDSLLSVFIITGEETIYKKTLNNLLEIKARKGRVLIITDNPTEVRRYIDEDDIVIPVPKTEPQLSPIINVVPLQLMAYYVARHLGREIDKPRNLAKSVTVE; encoded by the coding sequence ATGTGCGGTATAATCGGATACATAGGCAAAGATAACGGTGTTCAACTCGTTTATGAAGGTTTGATCAGGTTAGAGTACCGGGGGTACGATTCGGTCGGTATAGGGTTCAAGGACGAAAACGGTAAGATTCATGTGGTCAAATCCGTGGGCAGGATCGAAAGAAGCGCAGTTGCACCGGATATGCCGAACCTCGAATCTAAGATCAGAAATGATGACGGGACGTTTAAGTATTCATCGCACATTGTGATAGGGCATACACGGTGGGCAACACACGGCGAACCGAGCGAACGTAACGCGCATCCGCATGTGAGTACGGGCGGACGGTTTGCCATCGTTCACAACGGTATCGTAGAAAATTATCAGGTGCTGAAGAAAGAATTGGTCGGTAAAGGGTACCGTTTTGAGAGCGAAACGGATAGTGAAGTGATAGCCCATCTCATAGATTTCTATTATGAAGGAGACCTGTTAGAGGCGGTGGAGAAGGCCGTGAAAAAACTCGAAGGAGCGTACGCGTTTCTCGTGCTCTCGGAGACGGACGATACGATAATAGGGGTCAAATGCGGGTCACCGCTCTGTCTGGGTATCGGCGAAGACGAATTGTTCGTGGCTTCCGACGAAACACCGTTTGTGGGCAGGGCGAAAAATGTAGTTTATCTGGACGACCGGGAACTCGTAGTGATGAGGATGCACGGAGATTACGAAATCAAAACGTTCGAAGGTTTCGACATCGAAAAGGAACTGCAACCCGTTCCCTACGATATCGAAGCGATAAGTAAAGGCGGTTACGACCATTACATGCTTAAGGAGATACACGAGCAACCTGTTACGATACGTAATGCTTACGTTTCACGGATCGATCATCTCGACACCTTACTCACAGACAACTTTGTCGGGTTACCCCGTAACATAAACCGTGTGATATATCTCGGATGCGGTACAAGTCTGTACGCGGGAATGGTAGGCATGTACATCACAGAGAAGTATGCGGCTATTCCGTCACGTGCAGAATACGCTTCCGAATTCATCTACCGTAACCCGGTATTGTTTGCCAACGATGTGGTACTGGCCATATCTCAATCCGGCGAAACCGCGGATACTAAAGAGGCACTACGGATAGCAAAGGAAAAGGGCGCGTACGTAGCGGGTATAGTTAACGTAGTAGGTTCACAGATTGCACGACTGGCAGGTAAAGGTATGTATCTTCATGCCGGACCGGAGATAGGTGTAGCGTCCACAAAAGCGTTCACTTCCCAGGTTGTAGCGTTAAACCTATTCAACATGTTGCTTGTTGACGACCCGGAATACCGACAACGAATCAAATCAGCGATGAAACGGTTGCCTGAGCAGGTCGAATCAACCATTGTTCGAACAGAAGGATTGGTCAAATCTATCGCGCCCGATTTGGCAGGTTATAAGAATTTCTTGTACCTGGGTAGAGACATCAATTATCCGGTCGCTCTGGAAGGTGCGTTGAAGATGAAAGAGATAGCGTATCTTCATGCTGAAGGCTATTCTTCCGGTGAGATGAAACACGGTCCCATAGCGTTAGTGGACGATTCTTTGTTATCCGTGTTCATCATTACCGGTGAAGAAACGATATATAAGAAAACATTGAACAATCTATTGGAGATCAAAGCCCGGAAAGGTCGCGTGCTGATCATAACTGATAACCCTACAGAGGTGAGAAGGTATATCGATGAGGATGACATCGTGATACCCGTGCCTAAGACAGAGCCACAACTCAGTCCGATCATCAATGTAGTCCCTCTTCAACTGATGGCTTATTATGTGGCACGTCATTTGGGTCGCGAAATCGATAAACCGCGGAACCTTGCTAAAAGTGTAACGGTTGAATGA
- a CDS encoding class I SAM-dependent RNA methyltransferase, whose product MKLLVTTNWGCEDAVREELARFGYTDTETVTRAKIEVESKNRVDEDIVKLNLLMRQVNRVHLVLASDRIENLEDIYRVVSGTDFEPFIRPDQSFAVRGVRHGDHGFTSMDIAARSGAAIIDSYRQSTGKRLKVDLDDPDVEFYAFLKDDLFYLTINTSGESLHKRYPRPYQHHAPLKTTIAASLLWISGIRWGLAGKIYSKIPYRTVLDPMAGGGTIPIELRLIERQVLAGRFRDDYAFKRLSFVDWQPVAERLGHVEDPKEPVVDVIGADLFEKNVTGMKDNAEAVGVRFRIMKGDARELDYLDTTVDLVVTNPPYGLRVASKRTVIDLYRRFAEALKRHRIPKVVLLTSEGKLMENCLLDNGYEIRSKNIMYGNLPAKIIVAQC is encoded by the coding sequence ATGAAACTGCTGGTGACTACGAACTGGGGTTGCGAGGATGCGGTCAGGGAAGAACTTGCTCGGTTCGGTTATACGGATACCGAAACTGTTACACGGGCAAAGATAGAGGTCGAATCAAAGAACAGGGTTGACGAAGATATCGTAAAACTCAATCTTCTCATGCGTCAGGTAAACCGTGTCCATCTCGTTTTGGCATCGGATAGGATCGAAAACCTGGAGGACATCTACAGAGTCGTTAGTGGTACGGATTTCGAACCGTTCATCCGACCCGACCAATCGTTTGCCGTTCGCGGGGTACGACACGGTGACCACGGATTCACATCTATGGATATCGCGGCCAGGTCTGGTGCGGCAATAATCGACAGTTACCGACAGAGTACCGGTAAAAGGTTGAAAGTAGATTTGGATGACCCAGATGTAGAGTTCTATGCGTTCTTGAAGGATGACCTGTTCTATCTGACGATCAACACGTCCGGCGAATCTTTGCATAAACGGTATCCGCGGCCGTACCAGCATCACGCACCGTTGAAAACTACCATTGCCGCCAGTTTGTTATGGATCTCGGGAATAAGATGGGGGTTGGCCGGAAAGATCTATTCGAAAATTCCCTACCGTACAGTGCTGGACCCGATGGCAGGGGGAGGTACTATACCGATAGAGTTAAGGTTGATAGAGAGACAAGTGTTGGCCGGACGGTTTCGCGACGATTACGCATTCAAACGGTTGAGTTTTGTGGATTGGCAACCTGTAGCCGAACGTCTCGGACATGTTGAGGATCCGAAAGAACCGGTTGTAGACGTGATAGGTGCGGACCTATTCGAAAAAAACGTTACGGGCATGAAGGATAACGCAGAGGCGGTTGGTGTACGGTTCCGTATAATGAAAGGTGATGCGCGCGAGTTGGATTATCTGGACACAACTGTTGACCTCGTGGTAACAAACCCGCCGTACGGTCTGAGAGTGGCAAGCAAACGTACCGTCATCGACCTGTACCGACGGTTTGCAGAGGCTCTCAAAAGGCATCGGATCCCGAAGGTCGTACTTCTCACATCGGAAGGTAAACTGATGGAGAACTGTCTGCTTGATAACGGTTACGAAATTCGATCAAAGAATATCATGTACGGCAACCTTCCTGCAAAGATCATTGTTGCACAGTGTTGA